One window of Paenibacillus sp. FSL K6-3182 genomic DNA carries:
- a CDS encoding phosphodiester glycosidase family protein, with translation MQQKTKKWLVRVVAILLFIVLNVSYTGSESFGGKGAYGGSSVSAAESTNETKTVASNAKGSAASKAEIEYWRYKAEGTLYPPIVMPSGKLLVVTNNGWLSLLDNGGKELKRINTYSKLYAPAVNGKGQIFTAGTGARLYQYDEGGNGGQKGIYYFKGKKEQLEPSGMVTDGEGTPYFAYQHAVLSLSSVGEQQAALLPEGVSVKELAAGKRGVYVLGSNGVLYAVRGNAVVWEASLEQTLLGAKLIAGDVSGGVMLLAGKAIATYEEDGKVRFTRELAAAPAGGWTSPALVPGDKGIVVAAERSGNGIAAFRLADGAELWRISASGAGGFGPAALAPDLGAGTVLAGGRSGAVYAIDGSAGSILYTYGGHTAVPASGVAPQGSGRFVYASASTLIAAGPVRTVAITYAAAAAVKLPLDTRLLLTDKLKLSDPVAVSYRSDNPAIVRINEKSVVTPVTAGSANLYVDVSASGYKGQLKLPIQVTASTLNLKVKHESKKVVAAGQSFTVQTVTIPKGMPVTAGLASRKIGVVQSLQSIAKDYRADAAINGTYFEAYGGIPEPYGTVIVDGNVEHIGNTGTAIGFTWDGNVVMDTLRVKILGGTDGSFKSPNNWYAYFINRTPVAGASSAIMFTPKRGAKLGFAQGTSVTVSKGVVTKISKKENVSIPADGYVLVYTGSEEKLASRFKVGTKVDYKIEMTNLSKSPIAWSRVHTAIGAGPRLVKDGKPAVNPAGEGFSSSKILTDAAGRSGILVKKDGTVVIATVSKATIKQWSQIMIQLGAEQAMNLDGGASSGMYAQGKLITTPGRLISNGLVFGTKLKW, from the coding sequence ATGCAGCAAAAGACAAAAAAATGGCTTGTTAGAGTAGTAGCTATTCTGCTTTTTATAGTGTTGAATGTGAGCTACACAGGAAGCGAATCATTTGGTGGTAAGGGAGCCTATGGGGGTTCCTCAGTTTCTGCGGCAGAATCGACGAATGAGACAAAAACGGTTGCTTCTAATGCGAAGGGTTCTGCTGCCAGCAAAGCAGAAATCGAGTACTGGCGATACAAAGCAGAGGGTACTCTATATCCTCCGATTGTGATGCCGAGCGGAAAGCTGCTGGTAGTAACGAATAATGGATGGTTATCCTTATTAGATAATGGCGGAAAAGAATTAAAAAGAATAAACACATATTCGAAACTATACGCCCCAGCCGTAAATGGAAAAGGACAAATATTTACCGCAGGAACTGGTGCTAGGCTTTATCAATATGATGAAGGCGGCAATGGCGGTCAGAAAGGTATTTATTATTTTAAAGGGAAAAAGGAACAATTAGAGCCATCTGGCATGGTGACGGATGGGGAAGGTACTCCTTATTTCGCATATCAGCATGCTGTTTTATCGCTGAGCAGTGTGGGAGAGCAGCAGGCTGCTCTGCTGCCAGAGGGCGTCTCGGTTAAGGAACTGGCCGCAGGTAAGCGCGGCGTCTATGTACTGGGCAGCAATGGCGTGTTGTATGCCGTGCGCGGCAATGCAGTTGTATGGGAAGCGTCGCTTGAGCAGACGCTGCTTGGGGCGAAGCTGATCGCGGGCGATGTGAGCGGCGGCGTCATGCTGCTTGCGGGCAAAGCTATCGCTACGTATGAAGAGGACGGTAAAGTCCGCTTCACTCGCGAGCTTGCGGCAGCGCCCGCAGGCGGTTGGACGTCTCCGGCGCTTGTGCCCGGAGACAAAGGTATTGTCGTTGCCGCCGAGCGCAGCGGCAACGGCATAGCTGCGTTCCGCCTCGCAGACGGGGCGGAACTATGGCGCATTAGCGCCAGCGGGGCGGGAGGCTTTGGCCCCGCGGCGCTTGCGCCGGATCTTGGCGCCGGCACGGTGCTGGCCGGCGGCCGTTCCGGCGCTGTGTACGCGATCGACGGCTCTGCCGGGTCGATCTTGTACACCTACGGCGGTCACACCGCGGTTCCCGCGAGCGGTGTGGCGCCGCAGGGCAGCGGACGCTTCGTATATGCGTCCGCAAGTACATTAATCGCAGCGGGGCCAGTTCGCACCGTTGCGATCACCTATGCAGCAGCGGCGGCGGTTAAGCTGCCGCTGGATACACGGCTCCTGCTCACGGACAAGCTGAAGCTGTCCGATCCAGTCGCTGTCAGCTATCGCTCCGACAATCCAGCGATCGTTCGCATCAATGAGAAAAGCGTGGTAACCCCGGTTACAGCTGGATCAGCTAATCTTTATGTAGATGTTTCAGCTAGCGGCTACAAAGGCCAACTGAAGCTTCCTATTCAGGTTACAGCCTCTACCTTGAACCTAAAGGTGAAGCATGAATCCAAGAAGGTTGTTGCAGCAGGCCAGTCGTTTACGGTTCAAACCGTTACCATTCCAAAGGGAATGCCGGTTACTGCAGGCCTGGCAAGCCGTAAAATAGGCGTCGTTCAGTCGCTTCAATCGATTGCTAAAGATTACCGTGCAGACGCAGCGATTAACGGAACTTACTTCGAGGCTTATGGCGGCATTCCGGAGCCATATGGAACGGTAATTGTAGACGGCAATGTGGAGCATATAGGCAATACAGGGACAGCGATTGGTTTTACATGGGACGGGAATGTAGTTATGGATACGCTACGCGTCAAAATTTTAGGTGGAACAGACGGTTCTTTTAAGTCGCCTAACAACTGGTATGCGTATTTTATTAATCGAACACCTGTAGCAGGCGCATCGTCAGCCATTATGTTCACGCCAAAGCGTGGTGCTAAGCTTGGATTTGCACAAGGCACCTCAGTAACGGTCAGTAAGGGTGTCGTGACCAAAATAAGCAAAAAAGAGAATGTCAGCATTCCAGCAGATGGATATGTTCTCGTTTATACAGGCTCTGAGGAGAAGCTAGCCTCACGCTTTAAGGTGGGGACGAAGGTTGATTATAAGATCGAAATGACCAACCTCTCGAAAAGTCCGATTGCATGGTCTCGCGTTCATACCGCCATTGGTGCAGGACCTAGGCTTGTGAAGGATGGGAAACCGGCTGTTAATCCAGCTGGGGAAGGGTTTAGCAGCTCCAAAATATTGACCGATGCAGCTGGCAGAAGCGGCATTCTTGTCAAAAAGGACGGGACTGTTGTCATAGCTACCGTCTCCAAAGCAACGATAAAACAGTGGAGTCAAATCATGATTCAGCTTGGCGCTGAGCAGGCGATGAATTTGGACGGAGGAGCATCCTCAGGCATGTACGCGCAAGGAAAACTCATTACCACGCCTGGAAGGCTAATAAGCAATGGACTCGTATTTGGCACGAAGCTAAAGTGGTAA
- a CDS encoding GNAT family N-acetyltransferase, with amino-acid sequence MQTTRCKLDPLQQSDLKYMQRIYSSHEVRKYLGGVVPEEYHLNKFLDALERSSTKESNIWTVRLKENNDFIGVVSLDNHIDGRFKEISYEFLPQSWGSGYAAEVVGQLLMYALHELKLGKVIAETQTANTASCRLFEKVGMRLEHKLQRYGAEQALYSFIDPGFSINGCG; translated from the coding sequence ATGCAAACCACTAGATGCAAGCTGGACCCATTACAACAATCAGATTTAAAATACATGCAAAGGATATATTCGAGTCATGAGGTCAGAAAATACTTAGGCGGAGTTGTACCAGAGGAATATCATCTAAATAAGTTTCTAGATGCTTTAGAGCGCTCTTCAACGAAGGAGTCAAACATTTGGACGGTTAGATTAAAAGAAAACAATGATTTTATTGGGGTTGTTTCCTTAGATAATCACATAGACGGAAGGTTTAAGGAAATCAGCTATGAATTTCTTCCGCAAAGCTGGGGTAGCGGCTACGCAGCCGAGGTAGTCGGTCAATTATTAATGTACGCACTTCATGAATTAAAGCTTGGTAAAGTAATAGCTGAGACACAAACAGCAAATACTGCTTCCTGCAGGCTCTTTGAGAAGGTAGGCATGCGATTAGAGCATAAGCTGCAAAGATATGGTGCTGAACAAGCGCTATACAGCTTCATTGATCCGGGCTTTTCGATTAATGGATGTGGATGA